The Mesoaciditoga lauensis cd-1655R = DSM 25116 region ACATTTACAACGTGGCAAGTGTTATTGAGAGTACAATGGTTCCCGAGATAAGTATGCCAGCACCAACGGCCATTATAGACTTCAGCCGTGGCATTTCAAACAGTACACTGAGCAACGAACCAGTCCATGCGCCTGTTAAAGGGAAAGGAATGGCGACAAATGCCATAATTGCCAAAAGGCCATATTTTTCCACTTTCTGGCGATGCTTCTTTTGACGCGTTTGAGAGAATTTTTCCACCACATTTCCCAGTCGTGGGAACTTTCTTTTAATCCAGGGCATTATCGCATCAAAGAAAAGTATGACGAGAACCGCCGGAATAAAGTTGAATATCATAGATGTGATCGTGACAAGCGCGGAATTCAAGTGATATATCACAATCCCCAAAGGAATAGCTCCTCTTAATTCGGAAATTGGAGCCATTGCCAAAAGGGCTACCTGAAATAATGAGTTCAATTTTTTCACCTTCAAAAATGCGTTTTTCCAATTATACACAAAAGGGACTGATGAACACCAGAATCTTTTTTGGGAAAGTGATAAAATCTTAAAGAGGAAAGGTAAAACATAAAAGGAGAATCTTTATGAATGAATACATGAAGGAAAATCAAAAATTTTGGGACGAAGCGGTGTCACTTCATGCGAGATCAAAATTTTACGATTTGGAAACTTTCAAAAAGACAAAAAATTCGTTGCTACCAGTGGAATTAAAAGAAGTGGGAGAAGTTAAAGGAAAAAGTATGCTTCATCTTCAATGCCATTTTGGCATGGATACACTTTCATGGGCAAAAAGAGGAGCAAAGATAACGGGCATTGATTTTTCAAAGGAAGCCATAGATTTTGCAACTCATTTGGCTGAGGAACTACAGTTAGAAGCGCGGTTCATACATTCAAATACTTACGATCTTCCGAATGTCTTAGATGAAAAGTTTGACATAGTTTACATGTCATACGGAGTGCTGTGCTGGCTTGATGACTTGAAAAAATTGGGCAAGGTTATAGTTCACTTTCTTAAACCTGACAG contains the following coding sequences:
- a CDS encoding COG2426 family protein → MNSLFQVALLAMAPISELRGAIPLGIVIYHLNSALVTITSMIFNFIPAVLVILFFDAIMPWIKRKFPRLGNVVEKFSQTRQKKHRQKVEKYGLLAIMAFVAIPFPLTGAWTGSLLSVLFEMPRLKSIMAVGAGILISGTIVLSITLATL
- a CDS encoding class I SAM-dependent methyltransferase produces the protein MNEYMKENQKFWDEAVSLHARSKFYDLETFKKTKNSLLPVELKEVGEVKGKSMLHLQCHFGMDTLSWAKRGAKITGIDFSKEAIDFATHLAEELQLEARFIHSNTYDLPNVLDEKFDIVYMSYGVLCWLDDLKKLGKVIVHFLKPDSIFYMVENHPFLDMLEEENGKLAIRHSYFKSEPSKYVLDGTYATSEHPKNNVTYEWTHTMSEIVNSLVENGMKMEFLHEFPFLEFKFNSLFFQREDKYWEPIDPSVKVPLMFSIKAKKSGSLHDRVGSIFK